A genomic window from Sulfurimonas sp. hsl 1-7 includes:
- the lepA gene encoding translation elongation factor 4: MENIRNFSIIAHIDHGKSTLADRIIQECGAVSERELSSQMMDTMDIEQERGITIKAQSVRLDYVKDGEHYILNLIDTPGHVDFSYEVSKSLASSDGALLIVDAAQGVEAQTIANVYLALDNDLELIPVINKIDLPAAEPERVAEEIETSIGIDATDAVLVSAKTGIGIRELIDAIVERVPAPVGDPNATTKAIIYDSWFDTYLGALALVRVFDGEISKGQTIKLMSSGEEHQVLDLMYPHPKKKIKTQAIKSGEIGIVVLGLKEVSVVSVGDTITDAKNPTAEPVGNYEPAKPFVFAGLYPIDTDKFEDLRDALDKLKLNDSSLSYEPETSVALGFGFRVGFLGMLHMEVIKERLEREYGLDLIATAPSVVYHVYLTDGSNIEVQNPSELPPVQKIDHIEEPYVRATVITPSEYLGNIITLLVSKRGNQTKMTYLNEDRVMLEYEIPMNEIVMDFYDTLKSISKGYASFDYEPIDFKEGDLVKLDIKVAGEAVDALSVIVPRTQALPRGRALVKNMKELIPRQLFEVAVQASLGSQVIARETVKSTGKNVTAKCYGGDITRKRKLLEKQKAGKKRMKAIGKVQLPQEAFMSVLKMD; encoded by the coding sequence TTGGAAAATATTAGAAACTTTTCTATTATCGCACATATTGATCACGGTAAAAGTACACTAGCAGATAGAATTATCCAAGAGTGTGGAGCTGTAAGTGAAAGAGAGCTTAGCTCACAGATGATGGATACTATGGATATTGAGCAAGAGCGTGGTATCACGATCAAAGCACAATCTGTTAGACTTGACTATGTAAAAGACGGTGAGCACTATATCCTTAACCTTATAGACACTCCGGGCCACGTTGACTTCTCTTACGAGGTAAGTAAATCACTGGCATCATCTGACGGTGCACTTTTAATCGTTGATGCTGCACAAGGTGTTGAAGCACAAACAATTGCAAATGTTTACCTTGCACTTGATAATGACCTTGAACTTATTCCAGTTATCAATAAGATAGATTTACCTGCAGCTGAACCTGAACGTGTAGCTGAAGAGATTGAAACTTCGATCGGAATCGATGCAACAGATGCTGTACTTGTAAGTGCGAAAACAGGTATAGGTATCCGTGAATTAATTGACGCTATTGTTGAGCGTGTACCGGCACCTGTGGGTGATCCAAATGCGACAACAAAAGCTATCATTTACGATTCTTGGTTCGATACATACCTTGGTGCACTTGCACTGGTTCGTGTATTTGACGGAGAGATTTCAAAAGGTCAGACAATTAAACTTATGAGTAGTGGTGAAGAGCATCAAGTTCTTGATCTTATGTATCCACACCCTAAGAAAAAGATCAAAACACAAGCTATCAAGTCTGGTGAGATTGGTATTGTTGTTCTAGGTCTTAAAGAGGTAAGTGTTGTAAGTGTAGGTGATACTATCACAGATGCTAAAAACCCGACTGCAGAGCCTGTTGGGAATTATGAACCGGCAAAACCGTTTGTATTTGCGGGACTTTATCCAATCGATACAGATAAATTTGAAGATCTTCGTGATGCACTCGATAAGTTAAAACTAAACGATTCCTCTTTATCTTATGAGCCTGAAACATCAGTGGCTCTAGGGTTTGGTTTCCGTGTAGGTTTCCTTGGAATGCTCCATATGGAAGTTATCAAAGAGAGACTTGAGCGTGAATACGGTCTTGATTTGATTGCGACTGCACCATCTGTTGTGTATCATGTTTATCTGACAGACGGTTCAAACATAGAGGTACAAAACCCATCAGAACTGCCACCTGTTCAGAAGATAGATCATATTGAAGAGCCGTATGTACGTGCGACAGTAATTACTCCGAGCGAATACCTTGGAAATATTATTACTCTGTTAGTTTCTAAACGCGGGAACCAAACAAAGATGACTTACCTTAATGAAGACAGGGTAATGCTTGAGTATGAGATTCCGATGAATGAGATCGTAATGGATTTTTACGATACATTAAAATCTATCTCAAAAGGGTATGCTTCTTTTGATTATGAGCCGATCGATTTTAAAGAGGGTGACCTTGTTAAACTAGATATCAAAGTTGCGGGAGAAGCTGTAGATGCTCTAAGTGTTATCGTACCGAGAACACAAGCACTTCCACGCGGACGTGCACTTGTAAAGAACATGAAAGAGTTAATTCCTCGTCAACTTTTTGAAGTTGCCGTTCAAGCTTCTCTTGGAAGTCAGGTTATTGCTCGTGAAACTGTAAAATCTACAGGTAAAAACGTTACTGCCAAATGTTACGGTGGTGATATTACCCGTAAAAGAAAGCTTCTTGAAAAACAAAAAGCTGGTAAAAAGCGTATGAAAGCTATCGGAAAAGTACAACTTCCTCAAGAAGCTTTTATGTCAGTTCTGAAAATGGACTAA
- a CDS encoding RNB domain-containing ribonuclease, which yields MKSLLIKLTHGLSEQDTTEHELQLIKEWVAKNYLTYKDNVYKFHSKYRAGTLGLIQNNTAYLHVIGENVKDLYIEEIGVATEGDLIIAKRLLGKRGTPAAVIAEIVGREQTYSIGYIIEKYGHRSLVDLKSEHPVGAELSEEELNNHNLGDLFKIDNFENKVIEFLGNLDDPLVDEKIVLAQFNKHDEFDEEVLKLAKSFPEVDASKYPKRKDLRALPFSTIDPVTAKDFDDAICWDDANSTLYVAIADVSEYVKPFGPIDDEAIYRSFSIYLPHRSIPMLPRELSETLCSLQPHKDRLSYVFQMQLDRESLEVVHSEVYEAIIHSKRRFNYEEIDLFFEGKLKPQNSDEEEVLDAISKLKPITDALREKRLKIGFDFRSSEIEMKIDEQHHILSTHEAEETPSHSLIEDCMLLANKEAAARYDRGIFRIHEPPSQAKLQVLYQELSSIGIQIEMKDTVKETIEFIQEQARDLNLESEVDTLIIRAQMQARYAPMNYGHFGLGFERYTHFTSPIRRYSDLIVHRLLKAINAGDTAEGSYVLRNIESLSMAISEKEREASTIEIEFMARKYARWANENIGKEFKAKISATDPELRGELKDEIVGAKLQLTAHDNFVLFEDVIVRIDKVDIARAKIFATVVRRVDV from the coding sequence TTGAAATCTCTACTCATTAAGCTCACTCATGGATTGAGTGAGCAAGATACCACTGAACACGAACTCCAGCTCATTAAAGAATGGGTTGCAAAAAACTACCTCACATACAAAGACAATGTTTACAAATTTCATTCTAAATATCGTGCAGGAACTTTGGGACTTATCCAAAACAACACAGCATACCTGCATGTTATCGGTGAAAATGTAAAAGATTTATATATAGAGGAGATCGGTGTAGCCACAGAGGGTGATCTCATTATTGCAAAAAGATTGCTTGGCAAGCGTGGAACTCCCGCTGCAGTTATCGCTGAAATTGTAGGGCGTGAGCAAACCTACTCTATCGGTTACATTATAGAAAAGTACGGTCACAGATCGTTAGTAGATTTAAAAAGCGAGCATCCTGTCGGAGCAGAACTTAGCGAAGAGGAATTAAACAACCACAATCTAGGGGACCTTTTTAAAATAGACAACTTCGAAAATAAAGTGATTGAATTTCTTGGTAACCTTGATGATCCTTTAGTAGATGAGAAGATCGTACTTGCTCAGTTCAATAAGCATGACGAATTCGATGAAGAGGTTTTAAAACTTGCAAAATCATTTCCTGAGGTAGATGCTTCAAAATATCCAAAGAGAAAAGATCTCAGAGCATTACCTTTTTCTACAATCGATCCCGTTACCGCAAAAGACTTTGATGATGCCATCTGCTGGGATGATGCAAACTCTACTCTTTATGTAGCGATCGCAGATGTAAGTGAGTATGTAAAACCGTTCGGTCCAATAGATGATGAAGCGATATACAGAAGTTTTTCTATCTACCTGCCTCATCGTTCGATCCCGATGTTACCACGTGAACTAAGTGAAACTTTATGTTCACTCCAACCCCATAAAGACAGACTCTCTTATGTATTTCAGATGCAACTCGATCGTGAATCTTTAGAGGTTGTACACTCTGAGGTTTATGAGGCTATTATCCATTCAAAAAGAAGATTTAACTATGAAGAGATAGACCTCTTTTTTGAAGGGAAGCTCAAACCACAAAACAGTGATGAAGAAGAGGTTTTAGATGCGATCTCTAAACTCAAGCCTATTACCGATGCACTGCGTGAAAAGAGATTGAAAATCGGATTTGACTTTAGATCAAGCGAGATAGAGATGAAGATCGATGAACAGCACCATATTCTCTCAACACATGAAGCTGAGGAGACTCCGTCACACTCTTTGATCGAAGATTGTATGCTTTTAGCAAATAAAGAAGCTGCTGCACGTTATGACCGCGGTATTTTCAGGATTCACGAACCGCCTAGTCAGGCAAAACTGCAGGTACTTTATCAAGAGTTATCCTCTATCGGTATTCAGATAGAGATGAAAGATACGGTCAAAGAGACTATTGAGTTCATTCAAGAGCAAGCTAGAGACTTAAATCTTGAAAGTGAAGTGGATACACTGATCATCCGTGCACAGATGCAGGCACGTTATGCACCTATGAACTATGGACACTTTGGACTGGGATTTGAGCGCTATACACATTTTACATCTCCGATTAGAAGATATAGTGACCTGATTGTACACCGTTTACTCAAAGCTATCAATGCAGGTGATACCGCTGAGGGCTCTTACGTTCTTAGAAATATAGAATCTCTTTCAATGGCGATCAGTGAAAAAGAGCGTGAGGCAAGCACTATCGAGATAGAGTTTATGGCTCGTAAATATGCACGCTGGGCAAATGAGAACATAGGTAAAGAGTTTAAAGCAAAAATTTCGGCAACCGATCCTGAGCTTAGAGGTGAACTTAAAGATGAGATCGTTGGTGCGAAACTGCAACTCACTGCACACGATAATTTTGTTCTCTTTGAAGATGTCATTGTCAGAATCGATAAAGTTGATATTGCACGGGCGAAAATCTTTGCAACTGTTGTAAGAAGAGTTGATGTATAA
- the holA gene encoding DNA polymerase III subunit delta: MYKAEFDKHIQSKSVSNALVFFGESAFLIDMYTKMMTNIEDANTLTYYYDEYDFNSAKAHLSQASLFGDRNILIIKSEKKVNKKDLETLIALCEKNPDNVFVYAYYGSDHKTYTKAFAKTQAMSVRFFNPKEYEAQNIILNLAQQKNVNIDKYSVSHLLNTHNADVALAANELDKLAVFDREITTKDIDNIVYGLGEINLEDFMKKLLEKRDITEDLQNILEHGEDEIRILTTLTSYITQLYMFNIYIRVNGAPNALDILGYPAPKFVVDAKANQSIKIKPPVYYKLHELLLESELQMKSTHTDKGAILRSTLIRFQKIL, encoded by the coding sequence ATGTATAAAGCAGAGTTTGACAAACATATTCAAAGTAAAAGTGTCTCAAACGCCTTAGTCTTTTTTGGAGAGAGTGCTTTTTTAATAGATATGTACACTAAAATGATGACTAACATCGAGGATGCAAATACTCTTACATATTATTATGACGAGTATGACTTCAACTCTGCAAAAGCGCATCTTTCACAAGCGTCACTCTTTGGCGATCGCAATATTTTGATCATTAAGAGTGAAAAGAAAGTCAATAAAAAAGATCTTGAAACACTCATTGCACTGTGTGAAAAAAATCCAGATAATGTTTTTGTGTATGCTTACTACGGAAGCGATCATAAAACATATACAAAAGCGTTTGCAAAAACACAAGCGATGAGTGTAAGGTTTTTCAATCCAAAAGAGTATGAAGCGCAAAATATCATTCTCAACCTTGCTCAGCAAAAAAACGTCAATATAGATAAATATAGTGTATCCCATCTTCTTAATACTCATAATGCAGATGTAGCGCTTGCAGCCAATGAGCTTGACAAACTCGCAGTTTTCGATCGTGAAATTACCACTAAAGACATAGATAACATCGTATATGGTTTGGGGGAGATAAATCTTGAAGATTTTATGAAAAAACTTTTAGAAAAACGGGATATTACCGAAGATCTTCAAAACATACTCGAACACGGTGAAGATGAGATTCGTATTCTCACTACACTTACATCTTATATTACCCAGCTCTATATGTTCAATATCTATATCCGAGTTAACGGTGCACCCAATGCCCTTGATATTTTAGGCTACCCTGCTCCAAAATTTGTAGTTGATGCAAAAGCGAACCAATCAATTAAGATAAAGCCGCCTGTATATTATAAACTTCACGAGCTTCTTTTAGAGAGTGAACTTCAGATGAAAAGCACCCATACCGACAAAGGTGCTATTTTACGCTCTACCCTTATCCGTTTCCAAAAGATACTTTAA
- a CDS encoding ribose-phosphate pyrophosphokinase, translated as MRGYKIFAGTASVDFAKEICSVLDVPLAKADVKKFSDGEISVQISESVRGRDVFIVQSTGAPSNDNLMELLIMTDALRRSSASSITAVVPYYGYARQDRKAAPRVPITAKLVADMYQTAGIDRVVTIDLHAGQIQGFFDIPVDNLYGSITFEQYIKSKNLKNPIIASPDIGGVARARYFASRMGLEMVIVDKRREKANESEVMNIIGDVTDKDVIMIDDMVDTAGTMVKAATALKNKGAASVMACATHGVLSGKAYDNLSNGELDELIITNTLETKQHNKIKVLTVAPLFAEVIRRVYHNESVNSLFM; from the coding sequence ATGCGTGGTTATAAAATTTTTGCTGGTACTGCAAGTGTCGATTTTGCTAAAGAGATCTGTTCTGTTTTAGATGTGCCGTTGGCAAAAGCTGATGTTAAAAAGTTTAGTGATGGTGAGATCTCAGTACAAATTTCTGAGTCTGTTCGTGGTCGTGATGTTTTCATTGTACAATCAACTGGTGCTCCATCTAATGACAACTTAATGGAACTTCTAATTATGACAGATGCACTTCGCCGCTCTTCAGCTTCAAGTATCACTGCTGTTGTTCCATACTATGGATATGCAAGACAAGATCGTAAAGCTGCTCCAAGGGTTCCTATTACTGCAAAACTAGTTGCAGACATGTATCAAACTGCGGGTATCGACAGAGTTGTAACAATCGACTTACACGCTGGACAAATTCAAGGATTCTTTGACATTCCGGTTGATAACCTCTACGGAAGTATCACTTTTGAACAATACATTAAGTCTAAAAACCTTAAAAACCCTATTATCGCTTCTCCGGACATCGGTGGGGTTGCTCGTGCTAGATACTTTGCAAGCAGAATGGGCTTAGAGATGGTTATCGTTGATAAACGTCGTGAAAAAGCAAACGAGAGTGAAGTTATGAACATTATCGGTGATGTTACAGATAAAGATGTAATTATGATCGACGATATGGTTGATACTGCAGGAACTATGGTAAAAGCTGCAACTGCACTTAAAAACAAAGGTGCTGCTTCTGTAATGGCATGTGCAACTCACGGTGTACTTAGCGGAAAAGCATACGATAATCTTTCAAACGGTGAACTTGATGAGCTTATCATTACAAATACACTAGAGACAAAACAACATAATAAAATTAAAGTTTTAACAGTAGCTCCGCTATTCGCTGAAGTAATCCGTAGAGTTTACCACAACGAAAGTGTTAACAGCCTGTTTATGTAG
- the grpE gene encoding nucleotide exchange factor GrpE: protein MSEEKKDTQNEELEESLEELNEEAQADAEAVDNELDLLQNELTTLKDKYARVHADFENIKKRLEREKYTAVEYANEKFAKDMVPVIDSLEGALKSVQTDADKAELFDKLKEGIELTHKQFLTSLEKHGVTMVSHDEPFDPNIHNAIQSVDSEDVESGQIVQTFQTGYKYKERPLREAMVVVAN, encoded by the coding sequence ATGTCTGAAGAAAAAAAAGATACACAAAATGAAGAATTAGAAGAGAGTTTAGAAGAGTTAAATGAAGAAGCTCAAGCTGATGCTGAAGCTGTTGACAATGAACTTGATCTATTACAAAACGAATTAACAACATTAAAAGATAAATATGCACGTGTTCATGCTGATTTTGAAAATATCAAAAAAAGATTAGAGCGTGAAAAATATACAGCCGTTGAATATGCGAACGAAAAATTTGCAAAAGATATGGTACCTGTTATAGATTCATTAGAGGGTGCTTTAAAATCTGTACAAACAGATGCAGATAAAGCAGAGCTTTTCGATAAGCTAAAAGAGGGAATTGAATTAACACATAAGCAATTTTTAACTTCACTTGAAAAGCATGGGGTAACAATGGTATCACACGATGAACCGTTTGATCCAAATATCCATAATGCTATCCAAAGTGTAGACAGTGAAGATGTTGAGAGTGGGCAAATTGTTCAAACTTTCCAAACTGGTTACAAATATAAAGAAAGACCGCTTCGCGAAGCGATGGTAGTCGTAGCGAATTAA
- a CDS encoding Fur family transcriptional regulator, with translation MENYTELLRAHHLKATPQRIEIANALMLNGHLTIEKLYDILLKKFNSISLATIYKNINIMIENAFIQEVKLPNAKSVYELTKEAHSHLVCEKCGEVEDIHLDLSPIHEFDLSHTNFKVNKVDMVLSGLCKNCQ, from the coding sequence ATGGAAAATTATACAGAACTGTTAAGAGCTCATCATCTAAAAGCGACTCCTCAACGTATCGAGATCGCAAATGCTTTGATGCTCAATGGGCACTTAACTATAGAAAAACTCTATGATATATTGTTAAAGAAGTTCAATTCTATATCTTTGGCGACGATCTATAAAAATATAAATATTATGATCGAAAATGCCTTTATACAAGAGGTAAAACTTCCAAATGCCAAATCTGTCTATGAACTTACAAAAGAGGCACACTCACATTTAGTATGTGAAAAATGTGGAGAGGTAGAAGATATCCATTTAGATCTTTCTCCTATTCATGAGTTCGATCTCAGCCATACAAATTTTAAAGTCAATAAAGTTGATATGGTTTTATCCGGACTTTGCAAAAACTGCCAGTAA
- the dnaK gene encoding molecular chaperone DnaK produces the protein MSKVIGIDLGTTNSCVAVYEGGEAKVIPNAEGKNTTPSVVAFTDKGEVLVGDPAKRQAITNPEKTISSVKRIMGLMMNEENAKKAHDKVTYKIVDKDGMAAVDVAGKVYTPQEISAKILTKLKEDAESYLGEKVTDAVITVPAYFNDAQRKATKDAGTIAGLNVLRIINEPTASALAYGLDSKNDENVLVYDLGGGTFDVTTLEISDGTFEVLSTDGNAFLGGDDFDNKIVDFLNDEFKSSHGIDLKNDKMALQRLKDAAENAKKELSSATETEINLPFITMTEAGPQHLVVKLTRAKFEGMIDGLVKETMDHITTAMKDADLDKGEIKEIIMVGGSTRVPLAQQKVSEYFGGKDLNKGVNPDEVVAAGAAIQGGVLRGDVKDVLLLDVTPLSLGIETLGGVATKVIEKGTTIPVKKSQVFSTAEDNQPAVSINVVQGEREFAKDNKSLGLFELGDIPAAPRGVPQIEVTFDIDANGILTVSSTDKGTGKSQSITISGSSGLSEEEIEKMVQDAEAHKAEDSKRKELVELKNQADALIAQTEKSMTEMGDKLDAEEKAKIVAAIDALKETLKDENATKEQIEEKVKALTEASHKMAEQMYKQEQEGAQGGADASKKKDDDDVIDAEIE, from the coding sequence ATGAGCAAAGTAATTGGTATAGATTTAGGTACAACAAACTCTTGTGTAGCTGTTTACGAAGGTGGTGAAGCAAAAGTTATCCCAAATGCAGAGGGGAAAAACACAACTCCATCAGTTGTAGCATTTACAGATAAAGGTGAAGTTTTAGTAGGTGATCCTGCAAAACGTCAAGCTATCACAAACCCTGAAAAAACAATCTCTTCTGTTAAGAGAATTATGGGTCTTATGATGAACGAAGAAAACGCTAAAAAAGCGCATGACAAAGTTACTTATAAGATCGTAGACAAAGACGGTATGGCTGCTGTTGATGTTGCTGGAAAAGTTTACACTCCGCAAGAGATTTCAGCTAAGATCCTTACAAAACTAAAAGAGGATGCTGAATCTTACTTAGGTGAAAAAGTTACAGATGCTGTTATTACTGTTCCTGCTTACTTCAATGATGCACAAAGAAAAGCGACTAAAGATGCTGGTACAATCGCAGGACTTAACGTTCTTCGTATCATCAATGAGCCGACTGCTTCTGCACTTGCATACGGACTTGACAGCAAAAACGATGAAAACGTTTTAGTATACGACCTTGGTGGTGGTACATTTGACGTTACAACATTAGAGATCTCTGACGGAACTTTCGAAGTTCTTTCAACTGATGGTAATGCATTCCTTGGTGGTGACGACTTCGATAACAAGATCGTTGACTTCTTAAACGATGAGTTCAAATCTTCACACGGAATTGATCTTAAAAATGACAAGATGGCATTACAACGTTTAAAAGATGCTGCTGAAAATGCTAAAAAAGAGTTATCTTCAGCTACTGAGACTGAGATCAACTTACCGTTCATCACTATGACTGAAGCTGGTCCACAACACTTAGTTGTAAAACTGACTCGTGCTAAATTTGAGGGTATGATTGACGGTCTTGTTAAAGAGACTATGGATCACATCACAACAGCTATGAAAGATGCTGATTTAGATAAAGGTGAGATCAAAGAGATCATCATGGTTGGTGGTTCTACTCGTGTTCCATTAGCACAACAAAAAGTAAGTGAATACTTCGGTGGAAAAGACCTTAACAAAGGTGTAAACCCGGATGAAGTTGTTGCTGCGGGTGCTGCTATTCAAGGTGGTGTTTTAAGAGGTGACGTTAAAGATGTTCTTTTACTAGATGTTACTCCGTTATCACTTGGTATTGAAACTCTTGGTGGTGTTGCAACTAAAGTTATTGAAAAAGGTACTACGATTCCTGTTAAGAAATCTCAAGTATTCTCAACTGCTGAAGACAACCAACCTGCAGTTTCAATTAACGTAGTTCAAGGTGAGCGTGAGTTCGCTAAAGACAACAAATCTTTAGGTTTATTTGAACTTGGTGATATCCCTGCAGCTCCACGCGGTGTACCACAAATTGAAGTAACTTTTGATATCGATGCAAATGGTATCTTAACTGTTAGCTCAACTGATAAAGGTACTGGTAAATCTCAATCAATCACAATCTCTGGTTCATCTGGACTAAGTGAAGAAGAGATTGAGAAAATGGTTCAAGATGCTGAAGCTCACAAAGCTGAAGACTCTAAAAGAAAAGAGTTAGTTGAACTTAAAAACCAAGCAGATGCACTTATCGCTCAAACTGAAAAATCAATGACAGAGATGGGTGATAAACTTGATGCTGAAGAAAAAGCTAAAATCGTAGCTGCTATAGATGCTCTTAAAGAGACTCTAAAAGATGAAAATGCTACTAAAGAGCAAATCGAAGAGAAAGTAAAAGCTCTTACAGAAGCAAGTCACAAAATGGCTGAGCAAATGTATAAACAAGAGCAAGAAGGTGCACAAGGCGGCGCTGATGCTTCTAAGAAAAAAGACGATGACGACGTTATCGACGCTGAAATCGAATAA
- a CDS encoding GreA/GreB family elongation factor, with product MTEPMSLEGYDLLVEEFKFLLEIEKPKTAEEKRVAAALGDRSENADYQAAKEKLRFIDKRLFYLDKMIKSANVIDPSLHPHLKVSFGSTVTIINIDTDEEEVYTLCGVLESEIENGLISIHSPLARAMIGKEEGDDFKVKLPKGVKEYEIEKIEYINIFSLKKNIRTKKEFSFH from the coding sequence ATGACAGAACCTATGAGTTTAGAAGGGTATGATCTTCTGGTAGAAGAGTTTAAATTTCTACTAGAGATTGAAAAACCCAAAACTGCAGAAGAGAAAAGGGTAGCTGCCGCACTTGGAGATAGAAGTGAAAATGCAGACTACCAAGCCGCTAAAGAGAAACTTCGTTTTATCGATAAAAGACTTTTTTATCTTGACAAGATGATAAAATCCGCAAATGTGATAGACCCTTCACTCCATCCTCATCTAAAAGTTTCATTTGGAAGTACGGTTACAATTATAAACATAGATACCGATGAAGAGGAAGTATATACTCTGTGCGGTGTGTTAGAGAGTGAAATAGAAAACGGTTTGATCTCGATCCATTCCCCTCTAGCACGTGCTATGATTGGTAAAGAAGAGGGTGATGATTTTAAAGTAAAACTTCCTAAGGGTGTTAAAGAGTATGAGATTGAGAAGATTGAATACATTAATATCTTTTCACTTAAAAAAAATATTCGAACAAAAAAAGAGTTCTCTTTCCATTAA
- a CDS encoding HDOD domain-containing protein yields MTEAILKKIKQLPPLPESAMQIEAVYQNPDSTFNDMVKILEKDPLLTADILKAANSPLYGFSREINAISQAVGLFGMGTVRGFALASIVKKSFPLDLSPYGISNEMFSTLSKKQHALVTAWCLRKENKLMGVLSPAAFLVEIGKVLIAQQIIAESKQGEFREALEKLKDVEEAEKEVVGADTPEVSSLIFSQWKFESSLVDVIAHCEDPEKAEDEDTKRAAKILHVVRVSVPMNGVVTEESIAAAKELIAKYELDLESYETAIENL; encoded by the coding sequence ATGACTGAAGCAATTTTAAAAAAGATTAAACAACTGCCGCCACTTCCGGAATCTGCTATGCAAATAGAAGCAGTGTATCAAAATCCGGATAGTACTTTTAACGACATGGTAAAGATCTTGGAAAAGGATCCTCTTTTAACTGCAGATATCTTAAAAGCAGCAAACTCTCCACTATACGGTTTTTCACGTGAGATCAATGCTATCTCTCAAGCTGTAGGACTTTTTGGGATGGGGACTGTTCGTGGTTTTGCTTTGGCATCGATTGTAAAGAAAAGCTTTCCTCTTGATTTATCTCCGTACGGAATCTCTAACGAGATGTTCTCTACTCTTTCAAAAAAACAACACGCACTTGTAACTGCATGGTGTTTAAGAAAAGAAAACAAACTTATGGGTGTTTTATCTCCTGCGGCTTTTTTAGTTGAGATTGGAAAAGTTCTTATAGCTCAACAAATTATTGCTGAATCAAAACAGGGAGAATTTCGTGAGGCTCTTGAGAAATTAAAAGATGTTGAAGAAGCTGAGAAAGAGGTTGTGGGTGCAGATACTCCAGAAGTTAGTTCTTTAATCTTCAGCCAATGGAAATTTGAATCAAGCCTTGTTGATGTAATCGCACACTGTGAAGATCCTGAAAAAGCGGAAGATGAAGATACAAAACGTGCAGCAAAAATTCTTCATGTTGTTCGTGTATCGGTACCTATGAACGGTGTTGTTACAGAGGAAAGTATCGCAGCAGCAAAAGAGTTAATCGCAAAATATGAACTTGATTTAGAAAGCTATGAAACAGCTATAGAAAATCTATAG
- a CDS encoding phosphoribosyltransferase family protein produces the protein MMCESFSYTHICKSCQQKFLQPSLYKRTLHNNIQLLSFYKYNEIKELLHTKHTDVGYHIYNILAKHSFAKFAEELHTKENYISIPIDDQVTSGYSHTAILNKHLNSYNIKPMFNKLRAKNSVSYSGKSKYFRENNPRDFELKNFQGDKIILVDDIVTTGLTMKQAIDLIGHNRVALALSLVDISQK, from the coding sequence ATGATGTGTGAGAGTTTTTCTTACACTCATATCTGCAAATCGTGTCAACAAAAATTTCTCCAACCCTCTCTCTATAAAAGAACTCTTCACAATAATATTCAGCTCCTATCTTTTTACAAATATAATGAGATCAAAGAACTGCTCCACACAAAACATACAGATGTGGGTTACCATATCTACAATATCTTGGCAAAACATTCATTTGCCAAATTTGCAGAGGAGCTTCATACAAAAGAGAACTATATATCTATCCCCATAGATGACCAAGTAACAAGCGGATACTCCCATACTGCCATTCTCAATAAACATCTCAACTCTTACAATATCAAACCTATGTTTAATAAACTAAGAGCAAAAAACAGTGTATCTTATTCCGGAAAGTCTAAGTATTTCAGAGAAAACAATCCAAGAGATTTTGAACTAAAAAATTTTCAAGGGGATAAAATTATATTGGTAGACGATATCGTGACCACGGGTTTAACAATGAAACAAGCAATAGACTTAATTGGCCACAACAGAGTCGCTCTAGCCCTTAGTCTTGTGGATATCAGTCAAAAGTAA